One genomic window of Psychrobacillus sp. INOP01 includes the following:
- the rseP gene encoding RIP metalloprotease RseP codes for METAIAFIIIFGSIVFFHEFGHFIFAKRAGIMVREFAIGMGPKIFGYTKGETLYTLRLLPIGGYVRMAGEDMDSVELQPGYRLGIHLNDLDEIDQILLNQNKQFPDMLFLEVERSNLTDQMFIEGYNEEEKLVRYKVARNAVINEKGNKTIIAPADRQFGSKSVGQRTMTIFAGPLFNFILSFFIFLALGLFQGVPTYEPVITTVVKDSPAEQAGMQDGDLVTKIDGASITTWDELSEKVKVSSNELMEFTVERDGQEVNLSMTPNEVVAGKEKVGQIGVQYSSPLEKNPVKAVVYGAEQTYEWTKRIFTILGTLITGNFSIDDLSGPVGIYKATEEVAQYGVYNLMHWAAILSINLGIMNLLPLPALDGGRLLFFLFEALRGKPIDKQKEGMVHFVGIMLLMVLMVVVTWNDIQRFFFNG; via the coding sequence ATGGAGACAGCCATTGCGTTTATAATTATATTTGGAAGTATTGTATTTTTCCATGAGTTTGGGCATTTTATCTTTGCTAAAAGAGCAGGAATAATGGTGCGTGAGTTTGCGATAGGTATGGGACCTAAAATCTTTGGATATACAAAGGGCGAAACTCTTTATACACTGCGATTATTGCCAATTGGTGGATATGTTCGTATGGCGGGTGAAGATATGGACTCTGTTGAGCTACAGCCTGGCTATCGTTTAGGGATACATCTAAATGATTTAGACGAAATCGATCAGATTTTATTAAATCAAAACAAACAGTTTCCAGATATGTTGTTTTTAGAAGTAGAAAGATCTAATTTAACCGACCAAATGTTTATCGAAGGATACAATGAAGAAGAAAAGTTAGTGCGATACAAAGTAGCGCGAAATGCTGTCATAAATGAAAAGGGCAATAAAACAATAATTGCACCTGCTGATCGTCAATTTGGTTCGAAGTCAGTTGGACAACGAACAATGACTATTTTTGCAGGACCCCTTTTTAACTTTATTTTATCTTTTTTCATATTCTTAGCGCTTGGATTGTTTCAGGGAGTACCAACATATGAACCTGTCATTACAACTGTAGTTAAAGACAGTCCTGCTGAACAAGCTGGTATGCAAGATGGTGATTTGGTAACGAAGATTGATGGAGCTTCTATTACTACATGGGACGAACTATCTGAAAAAGTGAAGGTTAGTTCAAACGAGCTAATGGAATTTACAGTAGAACGTGATGGGCAAGAAGTAAATCTATCTATGACGCCGAATGAAGTTGTAGCTGGGAAAGAAAAAGTGGGACAAATTGGTGTACAATACTCTAGTCCGTTAGAGAAAAATCCTGTTAAGGCAGTTGTCTACGGGGCAGAACAGACATATGAATGGACTAAACGTATATTTACTATACTTGGTACATTAATAACTGGTAATTTTTCAATTGATGATTTATCAGGTCCTGTTGGAATATATAAAGCGACAGAAGAAGTTGCGCAATATGGTGTATACAATTTAATGCACTGGGCTGCAATTCTTAGTATAAATCTTGGTATTATGAATTTATTGCCATTACCAGCATTAGACGGAGGAAGATTATTATTCTTCTTGTTTGAAGCTTTACGTGGGAAACCGATAGACAAACAAAAAGAAGGTATGGTCCACTTTGTGGGAATTATGCTGCTTATGGTATTAATGGTTGTCGTTACATGGAATGATATACAAAGATTTTTCTTCAATGGGTAA
- the frr gene encoding ribosome recycling factor, with amino-acid sequence MPKKVIEQTTDKMAKTISVYSRELSTIRAGRASASLLDKISVDYYGAPTPINQMAGISIPEARLITILPYDKTILGDIEKAIMKSDLGITPTNDGTLIRIAIPALTEERRKELVKQVKKEAEEAKVNVRNVRRDGNDDLKKLEKTGVITEDELRNYTDEIQKLTDANIEKIDAITKEKEKEILDV; translated from the coding sequence ATGCCGAAAAAAGTGATAGAGCAAACAACTGATAAAATGGCAAAAACGATATCAGTTTATAGTAGAGAATTATCTACTATCCGTGCTGGCCGTGCAAGTGCTTCTTTACTTGATAAAATTTCTGTAGACTACTATGGCGCACCAACTCCAATCAATCAAATGGCTGGTATCTCTATACCTGAAGCTCGCTTAATTACAATCCTACCTTATGATAAAACAATTCTAGGGGATATTGAAAAAGCGATTATGAAATCTGATTTAGGGATCACTCCAACTAATGATGGAACATTAATTCGTATTGCAATTCCAGCATTAACGGAAGAGCGCCGTAAAGAATTAGTTAAACAAGTGAAAAAAGAAGCGGAAGAAGCAAAAGTAAATGTTCGTAACGTTCGTCGTGACGGCAATGATGATCTGAAAAAACTTGAGAAAACTGGTGTAATTACAGAAGACGAGTTAAGAAATTATACAGATGAAATTCAAAAACTTACAGATGCTAATATTGAAAAAATCGATGCAATTACAAAAGAAAAAGAAAAAGAAATTTTAGATGTTTAA
- the tsf gene encoding translation elongation factor Ts, whose amino-acid sequence MAVTAQMVKELREKTGAGMMDCKKALVESDGNLEAAIDFLREKGLSSAAKKADRIAAEGTTYIQVEGNKAVLLEMNAETDFVSKNESFQQLVQTVASHLLATEPASVEEALASTVEEGVTVENLISNAVAKIGEKITLRRFVIETKTDADTFGPYLHMGGRIGVLTVVEGSTDEQAAKDVAMHIAALNPAYISRDEVSADEVERERKILTEQALNEGKPENIVAKMVEGRLGKYFEEVCVLEQSFVKNPDQKVKVFVESTGGKLVSFTRYAVGEGIEKREDNFAEEVMSQVKGN is encoded by the coding sequence ATGGCAGTTACAGCACAAATGGTAAAAGAATTGCGTGAAAAAACTGGTGCAGGTATGATGGACTGTAAAAAAGCTTTAGTAGAATCTGATGGAAATTTAGAAGCAGCAATCGACTTTTTACGTGAAAAAGGTCTTTCTTCTGCAGCTAAAAAAGCAGATCGTATTGCTGCTGAAGGAACTACTTATATTCAAGTTGAAGGAAACAAAGCTGTATTATTAGAAATGAATGCAGAAACTGATTTCGTTTCAAAAAATGAATCTTTCCAACAATTAGTTCAAACAGTTGCTTCTCATTTATTAGCAACAGAGCCAGCTTCAGTTGAAGAAGCTTTAGCTTCGACAGTTGAAGAAGGGGTTACTGTTGAAAACTTAATCTCTAACGCAGTTGCTAAAATTGGAGAAAAAATTACACTTCGTCGTTTCGTAATCGAAACTAAAACAGATGCAGATACATTTGGACCATACCTACACATGGGAGGACGTATCGGAGTTCTTACAGTAGTAGAAGGGTCAACAGATGAGCAAGCTGCTAAAGATGTTGCGATGCACATTGCAGCATTAAACCCAGCTTATATTTCACGTGATGAGGTTTCTGCTGATGAAGTAGAACGTGAACGTAAAATATTAACAGAACAAGCTTTAAATGAAGGAAAACCTGAAAATATCGTTGCTAAAATGGTAGAGGGTCGCCTTGGTAAATATTTTGAAGAAGTTTGTGTATTAGAGCAATCTTTCGTTAAAAATCCAGACCAAAAAGTAAAAGTATTTGTTGAATCAACTGGTGGTAAACTAGTTTCATTCACTCGCTATGCTGTTGGTGAAGGAATCGAAAAACGTGAAGACAACTTCGCTGAAGAAGTAATGAGCCAAGTAAAAGGGAATTAA
- the pyrH gene encoding UMP kinase, with product MSKPQYERIVLKLSGEALAGEQGFGLSPDIIKSVAEQVKEVVDLGVEVAVVVGGGNIWRGKVGSEMGMDRATADYMGMLATVMNSLALQDSLEKAGVETRVQTSIEMRQVAEPYIRRRAIRHLEKKRVVIFAAGTGNPYFSTDTTAALRAAEIEADVILMAKNNVDGVYSADPKTDSTAVKYDNLSFIEVIQQGLQVMDSTASTLCMDNDIALIVFSIMEKGNIKKAVLGETIGTVVRRNS from the coding sequence ATGAGCAAACCACAATACGAAAGAATCGTTTTAAAATTAAGTGGCGAAGCATTAGCTGGAGAACAGGGTTTCGGTTTATCTCCTGACATTATTAAATCTGTAGCTGAACAAGTGAAAGAAGTTGTAGATCTTGGCGTAGAGGTTGCGGTAGTTGTTGGTGGAGGAAATATTTGGCGAGGTAAAGTAGGAAGCGAAATGGGCATGGATCGTGCTACTGCGGACTATATGGGTATGCTTGCTACAGTTATGAATTCACTGGCACTACAAGATTCACTTGAAAAAGCAGGTGTCGAAACACGCGTACAGACATCTATCGAAATGCGACAAGTCGCAGAGCCTTACATACGTAGAAGAGCCATTCGTCATTTAGAAAAAAAACGAGTAGTTATTTTTGCGGCAGGAACAGGAAATCCATACTTCTCAACAGATACAACAGCAGCTTTAAGAGCAGCAGAAATAGAAGCGGATGTTATATTAATGGCCAAAAATAATGTAGACGGCGTATACTCTGCTGATCCTAAAACGGATAGTACAGCAGTAAAATATGATAATCTTTCATTTATTGAAGTGATTCAGCAAGGACTCCAAGTTATGGATTCTACAGCATCTACTTTATGTATGGACAATGACATAGCTCTTATTGTATTCTCGATTATGGAAAAAGGTAATATTAAAAAGGCTGTACTAGGGGAGACCATAGGTACAGTCGTTAGGAGGAATTCATAA
- a CDS encoding FliA/WhiG family RNA polymerase sigma factor: protein MANQDSTDEQLLWKSWTESKDPQAGDLLMRKYIPLVNYHVQRIGAGIPKNISREELKSLGMMGLFDAINKFDYSRELKFDTYASFRVRGAIIDGLRKEDWLPRSSREKAKKLEAKIEELEQKLMRHASAEEIAEFVEMPVEDVYHTVQEHFFSNVLSIDEQLQESEEPENKSYVIRDDSQKTPEQQMVKRELIDDLADQIQQLNENEQLVLSLFYTEELTLTVIGEMLGLSTSRISQIHSKALFKLRKLLMNEMMNV from the coding sequence GTGGCAAATCAAGATTCGACAGATGAGCAGCTTCTATGGAAGAGTTGGACTGAAAGCAAAGATCCTCAGGCCGGAGATTTACTCATGAGAAAATATATACCGCTAGTTAACTATCATGTGCAAAGAATCGGTGCAGGTATCCCTAAAAATATATCTAGAGAAGAGCTTAAAAGTTTAGGAATGATGGGATTATTTGATGCTATCAATAAATTTGATTATAGTAGAGAGCTAAAATTTGATACGTATGCTTCGTTTCGAGTTAGAGGGGCTATCATTGATGGATTGAGGAAAGAAGATTGGCTTCCACGCTCTTCGCGAGAAAAAGCAAAGAAATTAGAAGCTAAAATTGAAGAACTCGAGCAAAAGTTAATGAGACATGCATCTGCTGAAGAAATAGCGGAATTTGTCGAAATGCCTGTAGAAGATGTATATCATACAGTACAGGAGCATTTTTTCTCCAATGTACTGTCAATCGATGAGCAACTACAAGAAAGTGAAGAACCTGAAAACAAATCATATGTCATTCGAGATGACTCTCAGAAAACTCCTGAACAACAAATGGTTAAGCGAGAGTTAATCGATGATTTAGCCGATCAAATTCAACAATTAAATGAAAATGAGCAATTAGTGTTAAGTTTGTTTTATACAGAGGAATTGACGCTCACGGTTATTGGAGAGATGCTAGGTTTATCTACTTCTAGAATATCTCAAATTCATTCGAAAGCACTTTTTAAACTTAGAAAACTATTAATGAATGAAATGATGAATGTCTGA
- a CDS encoding isoprenyl transferase, whose translation MFKKLIRKNNNRTSIHLDERKINAQKEQLPSHIAVIMDGNGRWAKKRSLPRIAGHHEGMKTVKKITRFANELGIDTLTLYAFSTENWKRPKMEVEFLMRLPEEFLGTYLPELIEQNVQVRMMGNLKMLPEHTKRAINKAMDETAQNDGLILNFAMNYGSRDEIVQAVKRITKQIQQDEISEEEITEELLTSHLMTKDLSEPDLLIRTSGEVRLSNFMLWQLAYTEFWFTDTLWPDFDEACLLEAIEGYQKRNRRYGGLKGEEVN comes from the coding sequence ATGTTTAAAAAACTTATTCGTAAAAATAATAATAGAACCAGTATTCATTTAGATGAACGAAAAATAAATGCCCAAAAAGAACAATTGCCCAGCCATATTGCAGTTATTATGGATGGGAACGGTAGATGGGCTAAAAAAAGGTCACTTCCCCGTATTGCTGGTCATCATGAAGGTATGAAGACTGTTAAAAAAATAACGCGATTTGCAAATGAACTCGGAATAGATACGCTAACTTTGTATGCTTTTTCCACAGAAAATTGGAAGCGTCCAAAAATGGAAGTAGAATTTTTAATGAGACTCCCCGAAGAATTTTTAGGGACGTATTTACCAGAGTTAATTGAGCAAAATGTTCAAGTACGTATGATGGGGAATTTAAAGATGCTGCCTGAGCATACAAAAAGAGCTATTAACAAAGCGATGGATGAAACCGCACAAAATGACGGTCTCATACTAAACTTTGCTATGAACTATGGAAGTAGAGATGAGATTGTGCAGGCAGTCAAACGTATTACTAAACAAATACAGCAAGATGAAATTTCTGAGGAAGAAATTACGGAAGAATTACTGACGAGTCATTTAATGACTAAGGACTTGTCCGAACCTGATCTTCTTATTCGAACGAGTGGCGAAGTTCGACTGAGTAACTTTATGCTATGGCAGCTCGCTTACACTGAGTTTTGGTTTACTGATACACTGTGGCCAGACTTTGATGAAGCTTGTTTGCTAGAAGCTATTGAAGGATATCAAAAAAGGAATAGAAGATACGGTGGACTTAAGGGGGAAGAAGTGAATTGA
- a CDS encoding 1-deoxy-D-xylulose-5-phosphate reductoisomerase, with protein sequence MAKRISLLGATGSIGIQTLDIIKEHPEQFKLVAFSAGKNIEATKQIIRDFTVPLVSVLSEEDAIQLGKEFPQIEIVFGEHGLIQVAAHSDADVLVNAVLGSVGLRPTLEAIKQGITIAIANKETLVTAGHLVMKAAKEHNVPVLPVDSEHSALFQAMNGEKRSEIAKLIITASGGSFRDRTREELKNVTVQDALNHPNWSMGSKITIDSATMMNKGLEVIEAQVLFDIAYDDIEVLLHRESIIHSMVEFQDTSVIAQLGTPDMRVPIQYALSYPERLTRQTAPRLNLAQIGKLHFEEMDYTRYHALKLAIDAGRAGGTMTTVLNAANEAAVALFLQEKIGFLTIDELIERAMDEHVNLSNPDLETILHVDAKTRKSVQNMVK encoded by the coding sequence ATGGCGAAAAGAATAAGCTTATTAGGAGCCACTGGTTCTATCGGGATACAAACACTGGATATAATAAAAGAACATCCAGAACAGTTTAAACTAGTAGCATTTTCAGCGGGGAAAAATATAGAAGCTACAAAGCAAATAATTCGAGATTTTACTGTTCCTTTAGTTTCTGTTTTATCCGAGGAGGATGCCATTCAATTAGGAAAAGAGTTTCCTCAAATAGAAATAGTTTTTGGTGAACATGGACTAATACAAGTTGCTGCTCATTCAGATGCAGATGTTTTAGTGAATGCAGTACTAGGTAGTGTAGGTTTAAGACCAACATTAGAAGCCATCAAACAGGGAATTACAATTGCAATTGCTAATAAAGAGACGTTAGTGACTGCAGGACACTTAGTAATGAAAGCTGCTAAGGAACATAATGTGCCAGTTCTTCCAGTCGACAGTGAGCATTCCGCATTATTCCAAGCAATGAACGGAGAAAAACGTTCGGAAATTGCAAAGCTAATAATCACTGCATCGGGCGGAAGCTTTAGAGATCGTACGCGGGAAGAGCTAAAAAATGTAACTGTACAGGATGCACTTAATCATCCGAACTGGTCTATGGGTTCGAAAATTACGATTGATTCTGCCACGATGATGAACAAAGGCCTAGAAGTAATTGAAGCCCAAGTTCTATTTGATATTGCTTATGATGATATCGAAGTGTTACTTCACCGAGAGAGTATTATACATTCGATGGTTGAATTTCAAGATACTAGTGTTATTGCTCAGCTAGGAACTCCGGATATGCGTGTACCAATTCAATATGCATTGTCTTATCCAGAAAGATTGACAAGACAAACGGCCCCGCGACTTAACTTGGCTCAAATAGGCAAATTGCATTTTGAAGAGATGGATTATACACGTTATCATGCATTGAAATTGGCCATTGATGCAGGACGAGCAGGTGGAACAATGACGACGGTTCTAAATGCTGCAAATGAGGCGGCTGTAGCATTATTTTTACAAGAAAAGATTGGCTTCTTAACAATTGATGAGTTAATAGAGCGAGCAATGGATGAACATGTGAACCTTTCGAATCCAGATTTAGAAACAATTCTTCATGTAGATGCTAAAACAAGAAAATCCGTTCAGAACATGGTAAAATGA
- a CDS encoding phosphatidate cytidylyltransferase — MKQRIITGAIALALFLPIVLLGGSVFTISVYIIATVGLHEMLRMKGIKLFSFAGLVSFLLLFLLLLPSSLAEEILPYTGHTKLEWVFVGVFLVLIYTVLVKNRFTFDDAAFVILSTLYVGIGFYYFIETRNEGLAYVIFALLIVWTTDSGAYFTGRKIGKRKLWPEISPNKTVEGFIGGIIWALITAFIIQWISPLTSSMLVLIGITIVASIFGQLGDLVESAIKRHYNVKDSGNLLPGHGGVLDRFDSILFVLPLLHFLHFI; from the coding sequence TTGAAACAACGTATTATAACTGGTGCTATTGCATTAGCACTATTTCTCCCAATTGTTTTATTAGGCGGGTCTGTTTTCACTATATCAGTATACATAATAGCAACAGTTGGATTGCATGAGATGCTTCGTATGAAGGGTATAAAATTATTTTCATTCGCAGGTTTAGTTTCGTTTCTGCTCCTGTTTCTATTATTATTGCCGTCATCCTTAGCGGAGGAGATATTACCATATACAGGACACACAAAATTAGAATGGGTGTTTGTTGGAGTTTTCTTAGTGTTAATCTATACAGTTTTAGTAAAAAATCGTTTTACTTTTGATGATGCAGCATTTGTAATTTTGAGTACACTTTACGTTGGAATTGGTTTTTATTATTTTATAGAAACAAGAAATGAAGGTTTGGCATACGTTATTTTTGCATTGCTTATCGTATGGACAACAGATTCTGGTGCTTACTTTACTGGTCGAAAAATTGGGAAAAGGAAATTATGGCCTGAAATCTCTCCAAATAAGACCGTAGAAGGATTTATAGGTGGAATCATATGGGCATTAATCACTGCTTTTATCATTCAATGGATAAGCCCACTTACTTCATCAATGCTAGTTTTAATAGGAATTACCATTGTTGCTTCTATATTTGGACAACTAGGGGACCTAGTGGAATCGGCGATAAAAAGACATTATAATGTGAAAGATTCTGGTAATCTGTTGCCAGGTCACGGTGGAGTTTTGGATCGTTTTGACAGTATCTTATTTGTCTTACCGCTTCTTCACTTTTTACATTTTATATAA
- the rpsB gene encoding 30S ribosomal protein S2 — MSVISMKQLLEAGVHFGHQTRRWNPKMKKYIFVERNGIYIIDLQKTVKKLEEAYDFMRQVGQDGGKVLFVGTKKQAQEAIKDEAERSGNYYINQRWLGGTLTNFGTIQKRVARLKAIEKMEEDGTFEVLPKKEVVQLKKQHERLVKFLGGIRDMKAIPDVMFVVDPRKERIAVAEARKLNIPLVGIVDTNCDPDEIDYVIPANDDAIRAVKLLTAKMADALLEARQGEDEEVTSAEVAAE, encoded by the coding sequence ATGTCAGTAATCTCAATGAAGCAATTATTAGAGGCTGGTGTACACTTCGGTCACCAAACTCGCCGTTGGAATCCAAAAATGAAAAAATACATTTTTGTTGAACGTAACGGTATCTACATCATCGATCTTCAAAAAACGGTGAAAAAATTAGAAGAAGCTTATGATTTCATGCGTCAAGTAGGTCAAGACGGTGGGAAAGTTCTTTTCGTAGGAACTAAAAAACAAGCTCAAGAAGCTATTAAAGATGAAGCTGAACGTTCAGGTAACTACTATATTAACCAACGTTGGTTAGGTGGTACTTTAACAAACTTCGGTACAATTCAAAAACGTGTTGCTCGTCTAAAAGCGATTGAAAAAATGGAAGAAGATGGTACTTTTGAAGTGCTACCTAAAAAAGAAGTTGTTCAACTTAAAAAACAACATGAGCGTCTAGTTAAATTCTTAGGCGGTATCCGTGATATGAAAGCTATTCCGGACGTAATGTTCGTTGTTGATCCACGTAAAGAGCGTATTGCTGTTGCAGAAGCTCGCAAACTAAACATTCCATTAGTAGGAATCGTTGATACAAACTGTGATCCAGATGAAATCGACTACGTAATTCCTGCAAATGATGATGCAATTCGCGCGGTTAAATTATTGACTGCTAAAATGGCGGATGCATTACTTGAAGCAAGACAAGGTGAAGACGAAGAAGTAACTTCTGCTGAAGTTGCAGCTGAGTAA
- a CDS encoding RNA polymerase subunit sigma has translation MSLKLAELQIAIPKTFDAGKVADQIQQQSAIHQSNAQAASERQLEKNRETVTKSNEASETSSEEERERTEQERQNREKREREIKETKHPFKGNFVDFSG, from the coding sequence ATGAGCTTAAAATTAGCGGAACTTCAAATAGCTATTCCTAAAACGTTTGATGCCGGTAAAGTAGCCGATCAAATCCAACAACAAAGTGCCATCCATCAATCTAATGCGCAAGCAGCTTCGGAAAGACAGTTAGAAAAAAATAGAGAAACCGTCACAAAGTCTAATGAAGCTTCGGAGACAAGCTCGGAGGAAGAAAGAGAACGAACGGAGCAAGAGCGGCAGAACAGAGAAAAGAGAGAACGGGAAATAAAAGAGACAAAGCATCCTTTCAAAGGGAACTTTGTAGATTTTAGTGGTTAG